Below is a window of Desulfarculaceae bacterium DNA.
GCCCCGCCTCGCCCAGATAGGCCAGCACCCGCGCCAGGCTCTCGCCCGGCCCTTCCTGGCCGGTGGGGCAGCGCACCTCCGGGTCGGCCGGGGGCTCGTAGGCCCCCTCCAACGCGGCCAGGCCCTCCCCGCCTTGGGCCAGGGCCGAGGCGTAGCGCCCAGCCTGGTCGCGGTTGATCCGCTGCTCCAGGGGGCAGTCCAGATGCACCTCCACGTAGTCGCCCAGCGAGGCGCGTACCTCGCGGCGCTCGGCGGCACGGGGCGCGGCCAGGCCCACCACGCAGGCGGCCCCGCCCTGGTTGGCGCGGGACGCCAGCCAGGCGGCCTTGGCCCCCAGGGGCTCGCCCAGGTTTTCGCGAAGCTCGGCTTCTTCCAGGTGCAACACGGCCAGGCCCAGCGCCCTCAGGGCGCGGCTGAGCATGCGGCCCAACGTGGTTTTGCCGGATGCGGGGGGACCGGTTAGCCAGACGGTGAAGCCCGTCCGGCTCATAAGAGGCTTTCGCCCTCCATGCCCGGAGGAGTGTTGAGGCCCAGCAGGCTGAGCACGGTGGGGGCCAGATCCTGCAAGCGGGGCTCGCCGCTGCGCAGGCCCTCCTTGATGCCGCTCACGTAGAACAGGGCGTCGTCCTTGGCGGGCATTCCCGCGCGCTCGGGCGGGGCCACCAGGCCGCTCACCCCCAGGTTGGCCTTGAAGTCATAGCCCGGGGCGGGCTCCACCACCAGATCCGGGGCGCGGCTCAGCTGCGGGCCGGAGTAGATCTCCTCGCGGCGGTGCACCTTGGCCACCAGGGGCTCCTCGGTCTCGGGGTGCACCAGGCCGCCGATGCGGTGGATCAGCTCCTCGCGCAGGTCCTCGTAAGGCCTGCCCTGCACCACCGAGCCCTTTTGCTCCCGTCCCTCCAGGTTCAAATAGATGCGCCCGGGGATCAGGCTGTAGGCCTTGGAGTCGCCGTGCAGGTTCTTGAGCTCCTTCTTGCCCTTGCCGAACAAGAGGTAGCCGTTGGCCTCCAGCCACTGGTTCAAATAGACCAGGCCTTTGCTCCGGGTGATGCCGTAGCCGCTGACCAACAGCAGGGGGCAGCTGGGGGGCAAAATCTCGACCAGCTCGCCCAGGTAGCCGTCCAAACGGCGGTAGAACTCGGCCAGGCGGGCCCGGCCGGTGTCGCCGCCCTCGGTCCAGGCGTCCCAGTAGAGGCGATTGATGTGGTCCGGGCCGGTGAGGTGGAGCTGGAAGAACTCCCAGTCGCCCTCGCGCATGAGCTGGAAGGCGGCCTTGAAGCGCCGGGCCAGGGTGTCCCCCAGCTCGGCCAGGAAAAACTCGGGCTCCTCGCTGGCCAGGCTCATGTCCGCCTCGATGCGGTAGTCCATCTCCATGAGGCGGGGGGCCAGCTCCACCGGGTAGGTGGCCTGGGAGAGGTCCGGGCTGAGGAAGCCGCTGACCATGAAGCCGTTGACCTTCTTGGGCGGGAAGGTGAGCGGCACGTTCATCACCCCCACCGGCACCCCGCCGCGCCCCAGCATCTCCCACAGGGTGGGGGCCTTGATGTCGGTCGAGGAGGGGATGAGCACCGAGAAGGGGTCGGGGTGGCGCTCCACCAGGCCGAAGACGCCGTGCTTGCCCGGGTTCACCCCGGTCATGTAGTTGGCCCAGGCCACGGTGGACACGGTGGGCAGGCTGGAGGCCAGGCCCGCGCTGAGCCCCTGCTCCAGGATGTGCCCCAGATTGGGCATCAGGCCCCCGGCCGCCGCGCGGGCCGCGAAGTCCTGGGAGACGCCATCCATGCTCAGGACGAACAGGCGCTTCTTTTGCTGTTCCCGGCCAAAAAAGCGTTTAAGCAGTTTCACTTAACTCCCCTATCCCCCAGGCGAATTACTAATGCAACTCTAGCCGGGCGCCGTGGGGGTGTCAAGGGGCTTGCCCCCCCATGGCCCCCAAGCGCCCCGCGGCCCCGGGCCCCACCCTTGACTTGCCCCTGGGGTGTGGTAGAAAAGTGAGTTTCTAAAGGTAGTTTACGCAATTACTCAGGACGGGCTCCATGGATTACAAAGCGACGCTCAACCTCCCCAAGACCGCCTTCCCCATGAAGGCCAACCTCCCCAAGCGCGAGCCGGAGATGCTCACCCGCTGGAGCGAGGAAAAGCTATACGAGAAGCTGCGCGAGCAGGCGGCGGGACGCACCAAGTACATCCTGCACGACGGCCCGCCCTATGCCAACGGCAACATCCACATGGGCACCGCTTTCAACAAGGTGCTCAAGGACATCATCGTCAAGAGCCGCCAGATGGCCGGCGCGGACGCGGTGTACGTGCCGGGCTGGGACTGCCATGGCCTGCCCATCGAGCACGAGGTGGACAAGAAGCTGGGCGGCGACAAGGCGGCCATGGACCAGATGGCGGTGCGCAAGGCCTGCCGGGCCTATGCCGAGAAGTTCATCGACATCCAGCGGGGCGAGTTCATGCGTCTGGGGGTTTTGGGCGACTGGTACCACCCCTACCTGACCATGAGCTACGACTACGAGGCCATCACCGCGGGCGAGCTGGCCAAGTTCTACGAGCTGGGCAGCGTGTACCGCTCCAAGAAGCCCATCTACTGGTGCAACTCCTGCCAGACCGCCCTGGCCGAGGCCGAGGTGGAGTACGACGACCACACCAGCCCCAGCATCTACGTGGCCTTCCCGCTGGTCACGGACCTGAGCCCCAAGTACCCCGAGCTGGCCGGCAAGGACGCCTTCCTGGTCATCTGGACCACCACGCCCTGGACCATCCCCTCCAACCTGGCCGTGGCGGCCAACCCGGAGCTGGACTACGTGGCCGTGGAGCACGAGGGCAAGGTCTACATCCTGGCCGAGCGCCTGGCGGCCATCTGCATGGACACCTTCGGCTTCGACGGCTGGACCAAGCTGACGGACATCGACCCCCACGACCTGGAGGGCGTCAAGGCCAAGCACCCGCTCTACGACCGCGAGTCGGTGGGCGTGTTGGCCGACTACGTGACCCTGGAGGCGGGCACCGGGCTGGTGCACACCGCGCCGGGCCACGGCCGCGAGGACTACGAGACCGGCCTTCGCTACGACCTGGACGTGTACAGCCCCCTGAACAACCAGGGCCGCTTCCTGGACGACGTGGAGTTCTTCGCCGGCATGGAGGTCTTCGAGGCCAACCCCAAGGTGGTGGAAAAGCTCCGCGAGGTCGGGGCCCTGTTGGCCACCGAGGAGATCAGCCACTCCTACCCCCACTGCTGGCGCTGCAAGCGGCCGGTGATCTTTAGGGCCACGGCGCAGTGGTTCATCTCCATGGAGCAGAACGAACTGCGGGAGCGCACCCTCAAGGCCATCCGCAACGACGTCAAGTTCGTGCCCCGCTGGGGCCAGGAACGCATCTACGGCATGATCGAGAACCGCCCGGACTGGTGCATCAGCCGCCAGCGCTCCTGGGGCGTGCCTATCATCGTGTTCCAGTGCGCCTCCTGCGGCGAGCACGTGCTCACCCCGGAGATGGCGGCCAAGGTCGTGGAGGCCTTCCGCAACGAAGGCGCGGACGCCTGGTTCGGCCGCAGCAGCGAGGAGCTTCTGGGCGATCTGGCGGTGTGCCCCCTGTGCGGCGGCACCAAGCTGGACAAGGAAAAGGACATCCTGGACGTGTGGTTCGACTCGGGCACCAGCCAGGCGGCGGTGTTGGAGCCCAACCCCGGGCTCACCTGGCCGGCGGATCTCTACCTGGAGGGCAGCGACCAGCATCGCGGCTGGTTCCACAGCAGCCTCTTGTGCGCCATG
It encodes the following:
- a CDS encoding adenylyl-sulfate kinase; the encoded protein is MSRTGFTVWLTGPPASGKTTLGRMLSRALRALGLAVLHLEEAELRENLGEPLGAKAAWLASRANQGGAACVVGLAAPRAAERREVRASLGDYVEVHLDCPLEQRINRDQAGRYASALAQGGEGLAALEGAYEPPADPEVRCPTGQEGPGESLARVLAYLGEAGLIGPAPHTAKDAAVYSDDEEAEIVARLKDLGYL
- a CDS encoding alkaline phosphatase family protein, which codes for MKLLKRFFGREQQKKRLFVLSMDGVSQDFAARAAAGGLMPNLGHILEQGLSAGLASSLPTVSTVAWANYMTGVNPGKHGVFGLVERHPDPFSVLIPSSTDIKAPTLWEMLGRGGVPVGVMNVPLTFPPKKVNGFMVSGFLSPDLSQATYPVELAPRLMEMDYRIEADMSLASEEPEFFLAELGDTLARRFKAAFQLMREGDWEFFQLHLTGPDHINRLYWDAWTEGGDTGRARLAEFYRRLDGYLGELVEILPPSCPLLLVSGYGITRSKGLVYLNQWLEANGYLLFGKGKKELKNLHGDSKAYSLIPGRIYLNLEGREQKGSVVQGRPYEDLREELIHRIGGLVHPETEEPLVAKVHRREEIYSGPQLSRAPDLVVEPAPGYDFKANLGVSGLVAPPERAGMPAKDDALFYVSGIKEGLRSGEPRLQDLAPTVLSLLGLNTPPGMEGESLL
- the ileS gene encoding isoleucine--tRNA ligase gives rise to the protein MDYKATLNLPKTAFPMKANLPKREPEMLTRWSEEKLYEKLREQAAGRTKYILHDGPPYANGNIHMGTAFNKVLKDIIVKSRQMAGADAVYVPGWDCHGLPIEHEVDKKLGGDKAAMDQMAVRKACRAYAEKFIDIQRGEFMRLGVLGDWYHPYLTMSYDYEAITAGELAKFYELGSVYRSKKPIYWCNSCQTALAEAEVEYDDHTSPSIYVAFPLVTDLSPKYPELAGKDAFLVIWTTTPWTIPSNLAVAANPELDYVAVEHEGKVYILAERLAAICMDTFGFDGWTKLTDIDPHDLEGVKAKHPLYDRESVGVLADYVTLEAGTGLVHTAPGHGREDYETGLRYDLDVYSPLNNQGRFLDDVEFFAGMEVFEANPKVVEKLREVGALLATEEISHSYPHCWRCKRPVIFRATAQWFISMEQNELRERTLKAIRNDVKFVPRWGQERIYGMIENRPDWCISRQRSWGVPIIVFQCASCGEHVLTPEMAAKVVEAFRNEGADAWFGRSSEELLGDLAVCPLCGGTKLDKEKDILDVWFDSGTSQAAVLEPNPGLTWPADLYLEGSDQHRGWFHSSLLCAMGTKGAPPYKMVLTHGFVVDGDGRKMSKSLGNVIPPQQVIDQYGAEVLRLWVAAEDYTDDIRISPEILKQLAEAYRRFRNTMRFMLGNLADFDPAKDQVDPATMGEMDRLMLHRLQDLIRRCRQGYDEFNFHTVFHGLHNFCVVDLSGFYLDVIKDRLYTSLPAGPERRAAQTVIYRMLTAMLTLAAPIMSFTAEEAWDHVPGAKAQFESVHMAALPEVDPSVQDLDLAERWARLLALRGEVNKALDIARKEKLVGNSLQADLSLSANAEDLAFLRENQEAFAEITMVASLSLGDDAPAEPTLVSEEVPGLVVKVAPTEAGKCPRCWNHTSTVGSDSEHPELCGRCAAVVRELA